The window TGTTGGGTAATAACTGTATTCTGGTGAACAACGCCAGTCTTGCCGGTCATGTACATGTGGGTGATTGGGCGATTATGAGCGGTTATGTGCTGATACATCAGTTCTGCCATATCGGCGCCCATAGTTTTGTTGGTATGGGCGCAGGTGTCGCCAAAGACGTACCCGCGTATGTGATGGTGACTGGTGCTCCCGCGTCGGCGCGCAGCATCAATGTTGAAGGACTTAAGCGGCGTGGATTCAGCAAGGAAGATATAGCTGAACTGATGCGTGCTTACAAAACTGTTTACCGGCGTGGGCTCACGTTAGAAGAGGCCATCTCTGAGTTGAGCGAAGCGCAGGAGCAGCATCCTTGTCTGGTGCCTTTAGTGGAGTCCTTGAAAAGTTCCACGCGCGGGATTACGCGTTAATGACTGACCAGCACAGCGTAGCGGCTACCCTGGAGTTGACCAGGGTTGGAATAGTTGTTGGTGAGGCGTCCGGCGATACCCTGGGCGCGGGGCTGATGCGCAGCCTGAAAGCACAATTCCCTGATTGCGAATTTGAGGGTGTCGGCGGCCCTAAAATGATCGCGGAGGGATTTAACTCGCTTTACAAATTAGATCGATTGGCGGTGATGGGGTTGATCGATCCATTGAAGCGCTTACCTGAGTTATTGCGCATGCGCAAAGGGTTGCGCGAGCACTTTATTGCTAATCCGCCGGATATTTTTATTGGCATAGACGCTCCGGATTTTAATTTGACTCTGGAACAGCGCTTACGCGAAGCGGGTATTACGACCGCGCACTACGTAAGCCCGTCAGTGTGGGCATGGCGCCAGAAGCGAGTATTTAAAGTCGCAAAAGCGGTTGACCTTATGCTTACACTGTTCCCGTTTGAAGCGCGTTTTTATCAGGAACACAATATTCCGGTTAATTTTATTGGTCATACGTTGGCAGACCAGATTCCTCTGCATACCGACAGACTAGACGCGCAGCAGACCTTGGGGCTGACCCATAGCGCGGGCACGACCTACGTGGCGTTACTGCCTGGCAGCCGAGCTGGCGAGATTGAAACACTCGGGCGCGAATTTTTGCTCGCCGCCGAGTTGTGTATCGCACAACGCAAAGACCTCCATTTTCTTGTGCCTGCAGCTAATAGCAAACGTTTTGCTCAGCTCGAGGCCCTGCTCAAAGATTTCCCTGATTTGCCGGTTTCATTATTCCTGCAGCAATCTCACGCGGTGATGGCGGCCGCTAACGTTGTGGTCATGGCCTCCGGAACGACGACGCTCGAAGCCATGTTGCTGAAGCGACCTATGGTGATTGCGTACCGCATGTCCAAGTGGGCTTTTGCGATTGTCCGCCGCATGGTTAAAGTGAAGTTTTTTGGTTTGCCGAACTTGCTTGCCGACCGGCTATTGGTTCCCGAATTACTGCAGGATGAAGTCAATGCAGAATCGCTTGCGCGAGAGGTGCTTCATTTTATTAACGACCCCGCTGCTGCAGATCAGTTGACCAGCGAGTTCGAAAAAATTCACCTGTCGTTGCGCCGTAATGCAGACGCATCTGCCGCTGCTGCAATTTGCCAGTTGGTGGCGAAAAAACAGGGGCGTCGCTGGCCTCTCGAAGAAGTA of the Teredinibacter turnerae T7901 genome contains:
- the lpxA gene encoding acyl-ACP--UDP-N-acetylglucosamine O-acyltransferase; amino-acid sequence: MTDSLISEHALIHPTAKIGEGVKIGPWTSVGADVTIGEGTEIASHVVVKGPTFIGKNNKIFQFSSIGEDTPDLKYKGEPTRLVIGDNNTIREGVTIHRGTIQDRNETTIGDNNLIMAYVHIGHDSVLGNNCILVNNASLAGHVHVGDWAIMSGYVLIHQFCHIGAHSFVGMGAGVAKDVPAYVMVTGAPASARSINVEGLKRRGFSKEDIAELMRAYKTVYRRGLTLEEAISELSEAQEQHPCLVPLVESLKSSTRGITR
- the lpxB gene encoding lipid-A-disaccharide synthase produces the protein MTDQHSVAATLELTRVGIVVGEASGDTLGAGLMRSLKAQFPDCEFEGVGGPKMIAEGFNSLYKLDRLAVMGLIDPLKRLPELLRMRKGLREHFIANPPDIFIGIDAPDFNLTLEQRLREAGITTAHYVSPSVWAWRQKRVFKVAKAVDLMLTLFPFEARFYQEHNIPVNFIGHTLADQIPLHTDRLDAQQTLGLTHSAGTTYVALLPGSRAGEIETLGREFLLAAELCIAQRKDLHFLVPAANSKRFAQLEALLKDFPDLPVSLFLQQSHAVMAAANVVVMASGTTTLEAMLLKRPMVIAYRMSKWAFAIVRRMVKVKFFGLPNLLADRLLVPELLQDEVNAESLAREVLHFINDPAAADQLTSEFEKIHLSLRRNADASAAAAICQLVAKKQGRRWPLEEVTA